One genomic window of Vibrio ziniensis includes the following:
- the menC gene encoding o-succinylbenzoate synthase, whose amino-acid sequence MRSAKLYRYALPMDSGVILREEKLTVREGFVVELREDGKVGLGEIAPLKGFSVETPDEAGALAKEQLELWSKGQALNYDELFPSVAFGISMAELELAGGLPQEGEYNAAPLCTGDPDDLIPTLNNMPGRKVAKIKVGLYEPIRDGMLVNLFLESMPDLYLRLDANRAWTKEKAAKFAQYVAPSRRSRIAYLEEPCASPSDSLAFAIDTGIGIAWDETLQQAVRSNDFKLEQMVGAKAIIIKPTIVGSVERCKMLIDNAKALKIQAVVSSSIESSLALTQLARLSKWWLPDEIPGLDTVGLFKSQLVTSWPGCDIPVAKLEDQQLVWSSESL is encoded by the coding sequence ATGCGCAGTGCAAAACTGTATCGCTATGCACTACCAATGGATAGCGGAGTGATTCTTCGCGAAGAGAAACTGACCGTACGTGAAGGTTTTGTTGTTGAACTTCGTGAAGATGGAAAAGTAGGGCTTGGGGAAATTGCTCCCCTGAAAGGATTTAGTGTCGAAACACCCGACGAAGCCGGAGCGTTGGCAAAAGAGCAACTCGAACTTTGGTCGAAAGGGCAAGCGCTGAATTATGACGAACTGTTCCCCTCAGTAGCATTTGGTATCTCGATGGCGGAGTTGGAATTAGCTGGTGGCTTACCTCAAGAAGGTGAATACAATGCAGCTCCACTTTGTACCGGAGATCCAGACGACTTAATTCCGACTTTGAACAATATGCCGGGTAGAAAAGTTGCAAAAATCAAAGTAGGTTTGTACGAGCCGATTCGAGATGGCATGTTGGTTAATCTATTCTTAGAGTCTATGCCTGATCTCTATCTTCGCTTGGATGCTAACCGAGCTTGGACTAAAGAAAAAGCCGCGAAATTTGCTCAATATGTTGCACCGTCAAGACGTAGCAGAATTGCTTATCTTGAAGAGCCGTGCGCTTCGCCAAGTGACAGCTTAGCTTTTGCCATTGATACCGGAATCGGCATCGCATGGGATGAAACTTTGCAACAAGCGGTTCGTAGCAATGATTTTAAGCTTGAGCAAATGGTTGGTGCCAAAGCTATCATTATTAAGCCGACTATCGTTGGTTCTGTCGAGCGGTGTAAGATGCTGATTGATAACGCTAAAGCGTTAAAAATTCAGGCTGTTGTCAGCTCAAGTATTGAATCAAGTTTGGCTTTGACTCAGCTAGCGCGTTTGTCCAAATGGTGGTTACCTGATGAGATCCCTGGGTTAGATACAGTAGGACTGTTTAAATCACAGCTTGTCACTTCATGGCCTGGTTGTGATATTCCAGTGGCAAAACTTGAAGATCAACAACTGGTTTGGTCATCGGAGTCGCTATGA
- the menB gene encoding 1,4-dihydroxy-2-naphthoyl-CoA synthase: protein MAKTVGISEEELYAPVAWHDCSGSFEDIHYHKSDDGIAKITIARPQVRNAFRPQTVKEMINALADARYDEGVGVIILTGLGEDAFCSGGDQKIRGDYGGYKDDTGTHHLNVLDFQRQIRTCPKPVIASVAGWAVGGGHVLHMMCDLTIAAENAQFGQTGPKVGSFDGGWGASYMARIVGQKKAREIWFLCRFYDAQEALDMGLVNTVVPLADLEKETVRWCREVLQHSPMAIRCLKAALNADCDGQAGLQELAGNATMLFYMTDEGQEGRNAFNEKRRPDFNKFPRNP, encoded by the coding sequence ATGGCTAAAACAGTAGGCATTTCAGAAGAAGAACTATACGCACCAGTGGCGTGGCACGATTGCAGCGGCAGTTTCGAAGATATTCATTACCATAAGTCAGATGATGGTATCGCTAAAATCACCATCGCACGTCCTCAGGTGCGTAACGCATTTCGACCTCAAACCGTAAAAGAGATGATCAATGCGTTAGCAGATGCTCGTTATGATGAAGGTGTAGGTGTCATCATTCTAACTGGTCTTGGTGAAGATGCATTCTGCTCTGGTGGTGACCAAAAAATTCGTGGTGATTACGGCGGCTACAAAGATGACACTGGCACTCACCATCTAAACGTGTTGGATTTCCAACGTCAGATTCGCACTTGTCCAAAACCAGTCATTGCATCTGTTGCTGGCTGGGCTGTGGGTGGTGGTCACGTGCTACACATGATGTGTGACTTAACCATCGCAGCAGAAAATGCACAGTTTGGCCAGACGGGGCCAAAAGTAGGCTCTTTCGATGGTGGCTGGGGCGCATCATACATGGCTCGTATCGTTGGTCAGAAGAAAGCGCGTGAGATTTGGTTCTTATGTCGTTTTTACGATGCTCAAGAAGCATTGGATATGGGGCTTGTAAACACCGTTGTGCCACTAGCCGATCTTGAAAAAGAAACTGTTCGCTGGTGTCGTGAAGTACTACAACACAGTCCAATGGCAATCCGCTGCCTAAAAGCTGCGCTAAACGCAGACTGTGATGGGCAAGCAGGTCTTCAAGAGTTAGCTGGTAACGCGACTATGTTGTTTTACATGACAGACGAAGGGCAAGAAGGGCGCAATGCATTTAATGAAAAGCGTCGTCCAGACTTCAACAAATTTCCTCGTAACCCTTAA
- the menH gene encoding 2-succinyl-6-hydroxy-2,4-cyclohexadiene-1-carboxylate synthase, whose translation MLYSHVSQTMNKGEPVLVFLHGLLGSSEDWQSTLEHLPNSNWLTIDLPGHAKSYHYSCNDFKHCCQQISDAILSLLEPNTPIVLIGYSLGGRIAMLGSALKLFSNLNLIGLVVEGGNFGLQSDQERNERWQNDSRWAQRFREEPIAQVLSDWYQQVVFSSLNDEQRQTLIAKRSANLGVNIAKMLLSTSLAHQPNLLPALQRLTLPVHYVCGANDQKFRQLAEQSGLVYSQIERAGHNVHQEQPAAFAMTIQRFIDSLHKEVRDNNIGNHNG comes from the coding sequence ATGCTTTATAGTCACGTCTCTCAGACCATGAATAAAGGCGAGCCTGTGCTGGTCTTTTTGCATGGTTTGCTTGGTAGTAGCGAAGACTGGCAATCAACACTAGAACATCTTCCTAATAGCAATTGGCTCACCATAGACCTTCCTGGGCATGCTAAGAGTTATCATTATTCGTGCAATGATTTTAAGCACTGCTGCCAACAAATATCTGACGCAATTCTTTCACTATTAGAACCTAACACACCGATTGTTTTGATTGGATATTCATTGGGTGGACGTATTGCCATGTTAGGTTCTGCGTTAAAGCTCTTTTCCAATCTAAACCTGATTGGCTTAGTTGTCGAAGGTGGGAATTTCGGTTTGCAGAGTGATCAAGAGAGAAACGAACGCTGGCAAAATGATAGCCGTTGGGCGCAGCGGTTTCGAGAAGAGCCGATCGCGCAGGTATTGAGCGATTGGTATCAGCAAGTGGTATTTAGTTCACTAAATGATGAGCAAAGACAAACTTTGATCGCAAAGCGCAGTGCTAATCTTGGGGTTAATATAGCAAAGATGCTGTTATCAACATCGTTAGCTCACCAACCAAACTTACTACCTGCCTTGCAACGTCTTACATTGCCAGTGCATTATGTATGTGGTGCAAACGATCAAAAATTTCGTCAACTCGCGGAACAAAGCGGGTTGGTTTACAGTCAGATCGAAAGAGCAGGACACAATGTTCATCAGGAACAGCCCGCTGCTTTTGCAATGACAATTCAGCGATTCATAGACTCACTCCACAAAGAAGTGAGAGACAACAATATTGGGAATCACAATGGCTAA
- the menD gene encoding 2-succinyl-5-enolpyruvyl-6-hydroxy-3-cyclohexene-1-carboxylic-acid synthase → MSQDQAVLNRIWCKIILEELTRFGVSEVCVAPGSRSTPLVLEADLNAKLNLHTHYDERGLGFLALGLAKASDKPVAVIVTSGTAVANLLPAIAEAKLTGEKLIVLTADRPVELVGCGANQAIVQNDIFSSHVTKAVYLPSPDVRLSLNWLLTSLDDVCHQQEQSGCAIHINCPFPEPLYSNGDISLYQDYLGTVNGWLHSEQIYSARYFSASQDIQIPQEVFSKKGVVIVGSVSLKEALAAKKFAEKLGWPLLCDPQSGINSQWAHFDLWLQNAEAKEQLNQCEQIIQFGSRIVSKRLNHWLEEQVNQRYCQYGYVSPNSDRNNAAHLPQHHWVSDISDWVESVLELWTALIPVQSGWADSLIPYSVSISQLAKLHLSQQGLTEIAVALELSNSKTNAALFLGNSLIVRLADMFSVIDQRDVYSNRGASGIDGLVATAAGVHRAIDKSMLMILGDTSLLYDLNSLALVRQSKHPLVIVVCNNDGGAIFDLLPVPSEKREALYQMPHGMNFKAAAEQFGLNYAKPETFSAYQSMVQEHLQSGEGCLLVEVVTPPQQASQQIKQLTAQVHAL, encoded by the coding sequence ATGAGCCAAGATCAAGCGGTACTTAACCGAATCTGGTGTAAGATCATTTTAGAAGAGCTGACACGCTTTGGAGTATCAGAAGTCTGTGTTGCTCCCGGTTCTCGCTCAACACCATTGGTGCTTGAAGCAGATTTAAACGCTAAGTTAAACCTCCATACTCACTATGATGAACGTGGGTTGGGTTTTCTTGCTCTAGGGCTAGCAAAAGCCAGCGATAAACCTGTTGCGGTGATTGTTACCTCAGGCACTGCGGTTGCAAACTTGCTGCCTGCCATTGCCGAAGCAAAACTAACTGGCGAAAAGTTGATTGTGCTTACTGCTGATCGCCCTGTTGAACTAGTGGGTTGCGGTGCCAATCAAGCGATCGTGCAAAATGACATCTTTTCCTCACACGTAACGAAAGCTGTGTATCTGCCGAGCCCTGATGTTCGTTTATCTCTCAACTGGCTGTTGACCTCGCTTGATGATGTGTGTCACCAGCAGGAGCAGTCAGGTTGTGCCATACACATTAACTGCCCATTCCCTGAACCATTGTATTCCAACGGTGATATTTCACTGTATCAAGATTATTTGGGTACAGTGAACGGCTGGTTGCATTCAGAACAGATTTACAGTGCTCGTTATTTTTCAGCTTCTCAGGATATACAAATACCCCAAGAAGTGTTTAGTAAGAAAGGTGTGGTTATTGTTGGCTCTGTGAGCTTAAAAGAGGCATTAGCGGCAAAGAAATTTGCTGAGAAATTAGGGTGGCCTTTGCTGTGTGACCCTCAATCGGGCATTAACAGTCAATGGGCTCATTTTGATTTGTGGCTACAAAATGCCGAGGCCAAAGAACAACTTAATCAGTGTGAACAAATTATTCAATTTGGCTCTCGCATTGTTTCTAAACGCTTGAATCATTGGTTGGAAGAGCAAGTAAACCAAAGATATTGTCAATATGGGTATGTTTCACCAAATTCTGACAGAAACAACGCTGCCCATCTTCCTCAGCATCATTGGGTATCTGATATATCGGATTGGGTTGAATCAGTACTAGAGCTGTGGACTGCTCTGATCCCGGTTCAATCTGGTTGGGCGGATTCGCTCATACCTTATTCGGTAAGCATTTCACAACTAGCGAAATTGCATTTGTCTCAGCAGGGTCTGACCGAAATAGCTGTTGCGCTTGAATTGAGTAACAGTAAAACGAATGCCGCTCTGTTTTTGGGTAATAGCCTGATCGTGCGATTAGCAGACATGTTCAGCGTGATTGACCAACGCGATGTGTACTCGAATCGCGGTGCATCTGGTATCGATGGTCTGGTGGCGACCGCAGCGGGTGTTCATCGTGCTATTGATAAGTCGATGTTGATGATCTTGGGTGATACTTCACTGCTCTACGATCTCAACTCTTTGGCGTTAGTACGTCAAAGTAAACATCCATTGGTGATTGTGGTCTGCAATAACGATGGTGGTGCGATTTTCGATTTGTTACCAGTGCCTAGCGAAAAACGAGAAGCGCTTTATCAGATGCCTCATGGGATGAACTTTAAAGCAGCAGCGGAGCAGTTTGGTTTGAACTATGCGAAACCAGAAACTTTTTCTGCTTATCAATCCATGGTGCAAGAGCATTTGCAATCCGGCGAGGGATGCCTGCTGGTGGAGGTCGTTACTCCACCTCAGCAAGCCTCTCAGCAAATCAAACAACTGACAGCGCAAGTACATGCTTTATAG
- a CDS encoding isochorismate synthase has protein sequence MSKFYQAVAQLIEQVTNARENDVRFVQELAEKPPFAFIDWLEAQPIFPKFYWQSRDTRDEVVALGQLYTFSEPEPAYAILGDGQRVWGGRSFDGRTEKNRYCMASFFFLPQVELIRFDDKWSLAANVNHEKYRTLTTLNKLLVDVSPIRALQSEILDVTHTPDENGWNHLVEKVLTGIEQQEFKKVVLARKTSLQLDSSLSAAQLLKASYEQNHHSFHFLLSIDTKHSFMGSTPERLYYRQGRELQTEALAGTIGRGQNATQDLELANWLTQDTKNLNENQLVVDDIVERLQPHSEQVFVEEEARLVRLRKVQHLKRSIRADLKEGINGIQLLSALQPTAAVAGLPRKEALDFITHNEPFARGWYAGSMGYFSHRKAEFCVAIRSALVLEKEVQLFAGAGIVPGSVAEHEWQELDKKMSTLLSLISDNLPLGVAS, from the coding sequence TTGTCTAAATTTTATCAGGCCGTTGCTCAGTTAATTGAGCAAGTAACTAACGCGAGAGAAAACGATGTTCGTTTTGTCCAAGAGTTGGCAGAAAAGCCACCATTCGCGTTTATAGATTGGCTTGAAGCCCAACCTATTTTTCCTAAATTTTATTGGCAATCGCGCGATACGCGTGACGAAGTCGTCGCGCTAGGGCAGTTATACACTTTTTCTGAACCAGAGCCGGCTTACGCCATTCTGGGGGATGGGCAACGAGTATGGGGCGGACGCTCTTTTGATGGGCGTACTGAAAAAAACCGCTACTGTATGGCCTCCTTTTTCTTTTTACCTCAGGTGGAGTTGATTCGTTTTGATGACAAATGGTCGCTAGCTGCAAACGTAAATCACGAAAAATACCGAACATTAACTACTTTAAATAAACTACTAGTTGATGTATCGCCGATTCGTGCGTTGCAAAGCGAGATTCTGGATGTGACGCACACACCTGATGAAAATGGTTGGAATCATCTTGTTGAAAAAGTACTGACTGGTATTGAGCAACAAGAATTCAAAAAAGTAGTTCTGGCACGAAAAACTAGTTTGCAGTTAGACAGCAGTTTAAGTGCGGCACAGCTTTTAAAAGCAAGCTATGAGCAGAACCATCACAGCTTCCATTTTTTGCTGTCCATTGATACTAAACACAGTTTTATGGGATCTACGCCTGAACGTTTGTATTATCGTCAAGGTCGTGAGTTACAGACTGAAGCTTTGGCTGGAACCATCGGCCGTGGTCAAAATGCAACACAGGACTTAGAACTGGCTAATTGGCTGACGCAAGATACCAAAAACCTCAATGAAAACCAGTTGGTTGTTGATGACATCGTAGAGCGCTTACAACCTCACTCAGAGCAAGTATTTGTTGAAGAAGAGGCAAGATTGGTTCGTCTACGTAAGGTTCAACATTTAAAACGTTCTATTCGGGCTGATCTAAAAGAAGGAATTAATGGCATTCAACTATTGAGTGCATTACAGCCGACTGCCGCTGTCGCAGGGCTACCACGTAAAGAAGCTCTGGACTTTATTACTCATAACGAACCTTTTGCTCGTGGATGGTATGCAGGATCTATGGGGTATTTCAGCCATCGAAAAGCGGAATTCTGTGTCGCTATTCGCAGTGCGTTAGTGTTGGAAAAAGAAGTACAACTTTTTGCCGGAGCTGGGATTGTTCCTGGTTCGGTTGCTGAGCATGAATGGCAAGAGTTGGACAAAAAGATGTCGACACTGCTGAGTTTAATCTCCGATAACCTGCCTTTGGGAGTGGCTTCATGA
- a CDS encoding pyridoxal phosphate-dependent aminotransferase yields the protein MQNIGMSSKLDNVCYDIRGPVLKHAKRMEEEGHKILKLNIGNPAPFGFDAPDEILVDVIRNMPTSQGYCDSKGIYSARKAVVQHYQKKGIRSLDVEDVYLGNGVSELIVMAMQALLNNGDEMLVPAPDYPLWTAAVSLSGGSAVHYMCDEESDWYPDLDDIKKKITPKTRGIVLINPNNPTGAVYSRDFLLEVIEIARQHKLMIFADEIYDKVLYDGATHTPVASLTEDVLVVTFNGLSKAYRVCGFRSGWMFLTGPKHYAKGYIAGLEMLSSMRLCANVPMQHAIQTALGGYQSINELILPGGRLLEQRDRAWELINQVPGVSCVKPKGAMYLFPKIDSKMYNIKDDQKMVLDFLVQEKVLLVQGTGFNWPKPDHFRIVTLPHVEDLETAIGRFERFLSTYSQ from the coding sequence ATGCAAAATATCGGGATGTCGTCAAAACTCGATAATGTCTGCTACGACATTAGGGGTCCTGTACTCAAACATGCTAAGCGCATGGAGGAAGAGGGGCATAAAATACTGAAGCTAAATATCGGTAACCCGGCCCCATTTGGCTTCGACGCCCCAGACGAAATCCTGGTTGACGTGATCCGTAATATGCCGACTTCGCAAGGCTATTGTGATTCAAAAGGTATTTATTCCGCTCGTAAAGCAGTTGTTCAGCACTATCAGAAAAAAGGTATCCGCAGCCTAGATGTAGAAGACGTGTACTTAGGCAACGGCGTATCTGAACTGATCGTAATGGCTATGCAAGCCCTACTGAATAATGGCGACGAAATGTTGGTGCCTGCACCTGATTATCCACTATGGACAGCGGCAGTATCCCTTTCTGGCGGTAGTGCTGTGCATTACATGTGTGATGAAGAATCCGACTGGTACCCAGATCTGGATGATATTAAAAAGAAAATCACGCCGAAAACTCGCGGTATCGTTCTAATTAACCCGAACAACCCAACAGGTGCGGTTTATAGTCGTGATTTCCTTTTAGAGGTGATCGAGATTGCTCGTCAGCATAAATTGATGATTTTCGCTGATGAAATCTACGACAAAGTCCTTTACGACGGAGCAACACATACTCCAGTAGCAAGTCTGACGGAAGATGTGCTGGTTGTGACATTTAACGGTCTATCTAAAGCTTACCGTGTCTGTGGATTCCGTAGCGGCTGGATGTTCCTGACCGGTCCTAAGCATTATGCTAAAGGCTATATCGCTGGTCTTGAAATGCTCTCATCGATGCGTTTGTGTGCTAACGTACCAATGCAGCATGCTATTCAAACAGCGCTAGGCGGTTATCAAAGTATTAACGAACTGATCCTGCCTGGTGGTCGTTTATTGGAACAACGTGATCGCGCATGGGAGTTGATAAACCAGGTCCCAGGAGTTTCTTGTGTGAAGCCAAAAGGTGCAATGTACTTGTTCCCGAAAATCGATTCTAAGATGTACAACATCAAAGATGACCAAAAAATGGTACTGGATTTCTTAGTGCAAGAAAAAGTACTGCTGGTTCAAGGTACTGGCTTCAACTGGCCAAAACCAGATCACTTCCGTATCGTAACTTTACCACACGTTGAAGATTTGGAAACGGCGATCGGACGCTTTGAGCGCTTCCTAAGCACTTACAGTCAGTAA
- the yfbR gene encoding 5'-deoxynucleotidase, which produces MQESHFFAHLARMKLIQRWPLMRSISKENISEHSLQVAFVAHALAVIKNKKFGGNLNPERIAILAMYHDSSEVLTGDLPTPIKYYNPDIAKEYKKIEAAAEKRLLSMLPEEFHEDFAPFLVSDCSHPDDAAIVKQADCICAYLKCLEELSAGNHEYALAKKRLDVTLKERYSQEMEYFLETFAPSFELTLDEIS; this is translated from the coding sequence ATGCAAGAGAGTCATTTTTTCGCCCATCTCGCCCGTATGAAGCTGATTCAACGCTGGCCATTAATGCGTTCAATCTCTAAAGAAAATATCTCAGAGCACAGTCTGCAAGTTGCTTTTGTTGCTCATGCACTGGCGGTGATCAAAAACAAAAAATTTGGCGGTAATCTCAACCCAGAGCGTATTGCGATTCTTGCCATGTACCACGATAGCAGCGAAGTGCTAACTGGAGATTTGCCAACTCCCATCAAGTACTACAACCCTGATATCGCTAAAGAATATAAAAAGATAGAAGCTGCAGCAGAAAAACGCTTACTCTCGATGTTACCAGAAGAGTTCCATGAAGATTTTGCCCCGTTTTTGGTCTCTGACTGCTCTCATCCAGATGATGCCGCCATCGTTAAACAAGCAGATTGTATCTGTGCTTATTTGAAGTGTTTAGAGGAACTTAGTGCAGGTAACCATGAATACGCTCTAGCCAAAAAACGCTTAGACGTGACGCTAAAAGAACGCTATTCACAAGAGATGGAATATTTCCTTGAGACCTTTGCTCCTAGCTTTGAATTAACGCTAGATGAAATCAGCTAA
- a CDS encoding substrate-binding periplasmic protein, with protein sequence MFWCFKRILTSISLILSCFIPLSYAKTVTLSAMDWPPFYGKSLPENGFIAALTREAFLRSGYTLELTFMPWKRALSSAQSGLIDGVLGLYYSPEREKTLSFSESIYISEQVFIKKRDSTTQAHFNDFKNFQIAAQLGTLQADDLEGEGLNLYPTNNNLVSLTMLAKERVDLALMAREYLLFIQNSEIDPSYSAERIEIMSPPFRTYEIYNGFSRKFSRYEEITQAFNQGLLAMKQDGTYDAILVRFGLSSPATSN encoded by the coding sequence ATGTTTTGGTGCTTCAAGCGCATATTGACTTCAATTTCACTGATACTTTCGTGTTTCATCCCGTTGAGTTATGCCAAAACGGTCACTTTATCCGCCATGGATTGGCCACCTTTTTATGGTAAAAGCTTACCTGAAAATGGTTTTATTGCAGCTTTAACCAGAGAAGCGTTTTTGCGTTCGGGATATACGCTAGAACTCACTTTTATGCCTTGGAAAAGAGCACTCAGCAGCGCACAAAGTGGACTAATAGATGGCGTTCTGGGATTGTATTACTCACCAGAAAGAGAGAAAACCTTATCCTTTTCAGAGAGCATTTATATAAGTGAACAAGTCTTCATTAAAAAAAGGGATTCTACTACTCAAGCACACTTCAATGATTTTAAAAACTTTCAAATTGCAGCACAGTTAGGCACGCTTCAAGCGGATGACCTAGAAGGTGAAGGGCTAAATCTATACCCAACAAACAATAATTTAGTCAGTTTGACGATGTTAGCGAAAGAACGAGTCGATCTCGCGCTAATGGCGCGCGAGTACTTACTGTTTATCCAAAATTCGGAAATCGATCCCAGTTATTCCGCTGAGCGGATCGAAATCATGTCACCGCCATTTCGCACTTACGAAATATATAATGGCTTTAGCCGAAAATTTTCTCGATATGAAGAGATCACCCAAGCATTCAACCAAGGGCTTTTGGCAATGAAACAAGATGGCACTTACGATGCAATTCTAGTTCGTTTTGGCTTATCAAGCCCTGCCACATCAAATTAA
- a CDS encoding anti-phage deoxyguanosine triphosphatase, giving the protein MQSSFDLAENDQSNAEWQKRKNDEHKIRRNDHRSPFQRDRARILHSAAFRRLQAKTQVHGTSLNDFHRTRLTHSLEAAQIGTGIVAQLKLKQPEFSELLGSDTLIDSLCLAHDIGHPPYGHGGEVALNYMMREHGGFEGNAQTFRIVTCLEPYTEHHGMNLSRRTLLGLLKYPALLSETRAEKLPESVPHQRQLKAKDWAPAKGIYNCDSFVFDWVLEPLDSHDRAMISQMRDCATTPYQHQKTRFKSLDCSIMELADDIAYGVHDLEDAIVLGMVTRQQWEEAAIQLAKCGDPWFGENTAKLSDMLFSGKHHVRKDAIGGIVNALLTSISIQPVDAPFHNELLALNAYLEPHMASVLEVLKHFVSQYVIQIPEVQRFEYKGQQIIMDMFEALAADPERLLPSATKEKWLNAEQTSGDGLRVICDYISAMTDAYAQRLHQQLFSAHTHY; this is encoded by the coding sequence ATGCAATCATCTTTTGATCTCGCGGAAAACGACCAAAGCAACGCTGAATGGCAAAAGCGCAAAAACGACGAACATAAAATTCGCCGTAATGACCACCGTAGCCCTTTCCAACGAGACAGAGCTCGCATACTCCACTCTGCGGCCTTTCGACGCCTTCAAGCCAAAACGCAGGTTCACGGGACTAGCCTTAATGACTTCCACCGTACTCGTCTAACCCATTCGTTAGAAGCCGCGCAAATCGGCACAGGTATTGTCGCTCAACTCAAACTTAAACAACCTGAGTTTAGTGAGCTATTGGGTAGTGACACCTTAATTGATTCCCTTTGCTTAGCCCATGATATCGGGCATCCTCCATATGGGCATGGTGGAGAAGTCGCTTTAAATTACATGATGCGTGAACATGGAGGCTTTGAAGGCAACGCTCAAACCTTTCGCATTGTCACTTGTTTGGAACCTTACACCGAACATCACGGTATGAATCTTTCGCGACGCACCTTACTGGGGCTGCTGAAATACCCTGCATTGCTAAGTGAAACCCGAGCGGAGAAATTGCCGGAGTCAGTTCCTCATCAACGCCAATTAAAAGCAAAAGATTGGGCACCCGCTAAAGGTATCTATAACTGTGACAGCTTCGTTTTTGATTGGGTGTTAGAGCCTCTCGACTCACATGATAGAGCAATGATCAGCCAAATGCGTGACTGTGCGACAACCCCTTATCAACATCAGAAAACGCGCTTTAAATCTCTGGATTGCTCAATCATGGAGCTTGCTGACGATATTGCTTATGGTGTTCACGATTTAGAAGATGCGATTGTACTTGGCATGGTCACTCGCCAGCAGTGGGAAGAAGCAGCAATTCAATTGGCAAAATGCGGCGATCCTTGGTTTGGAGAAAACACGGCAAAGCTGAGTGATATGCTGTTCTCCGGCAAACACCACGTACGCAAAGATGCGATTGGAGGCATTGTGAATGCGCTACTCACTAGCATCAGCATTCAACCAGTAGATGCACCTTTCCATAATGAATTACTCGCACTAAATGCCTATCTAGAACCGCATATGGCAAGTGTTTTAGAAGTTCTCAAACATTTCGTGAGTCAGTACGTTATCCAGATCCCAGAAGTGCAGCGTTTTGAGTACAAAGGTCAGCAAATCATCATGGATATGTTTGAAGCGTTAGCTGCTGACCCTGAGCGATTACTTCCTTCGGCAACCAAAGAGAAATGGCTCAATGCAGAGCAAACGTCAGGTGATGGGTTGAGAGTCATTTGTGATTACATTTCTGCGATGACCGATGCCTATGCCCAGCGGCTGCATCAGCAACTGTTCTCGGCACATACTCATTACTAA
- a CDS encoding tRNA-uridine aminocarboxypropyltransferase: protein MSRYCSQCGKAHKACICDNIVALNSLIELIILQHPTEEHRPMGTARILSLSLANSRLFVGEDFREHEELNQLLTEPDVQHFVLYPNDVSRSAREISLSEGQKIRIILLDGTWKKAYKMWQVNTQLHHLPSLHLPEDLTGNYRIRKAPSENALSTVEAGFHVLNIMQPDNDFSPLLDAFEAMIDYQIQQMPAGVFERNYSS from the coding sequence ATGTCTCGTTATTGTTCTCAGTGTGGGAAGGCGCATAAAGCGTGTATCTGTGACAACATTGTTGCGCTTAATTCGCTAATCGAGCTTATTATCCTTCAACATCCAACAGAAGAACACCGTCCGATGGGAACGGCGAGAATTTTAAGTCTCTCGTTGGCAAACAGCCGTTTGTTTGTGGGTGAAGATTTTCGTGAGCATGAGGAACTGAATCAACTCTTAACAGAACCTGATGTTCAACATTTTGTTCTGTATCCAAACGATGTTTCTCGATCTGCTAGAGAAATCAGCCTGTCAGAAGGGCAAAAAATCCGTATCATCTTGCTGGATGGTACATGGAAAAAAGCATACAAAATGTGGCAGGTGAATACTCAGTTGCACCACCTGCCGAGTCTACATTTGCCCGAAGATTTAACAGGTAATTATCGCATTCGCAAAGCGCCGAGTGAAAATGCATTATCAACGGTAGAAGCTGGTTTTCATGTGCTTAATATCATGCAGCCAGATAACGATTTTTCGCCACTTTTAGATGCATTTGAAGCTATGATCGATTATCAAATTCAGCAAATGCCCGCAGGTGTTTTTGAGCGAAACTACTCTTCTTAG